The Tripterygium wilfordii isolate XIE 37 chromosome 18, ASM1340144v1, whole genome shotgun sequence nucleotide sequence AGCCCTCATCACTACTTACAAATACCTATACGGATGTGCATTCTTGTACTTCTCTTTAAGCACTAGTTTCTCCATGGCTTTTTCACTTCTGAGAACCCTCATCACTGCTTACAAATACCTACTCGGATGTGTATTTCTGTACTTCTCTATGAGCACTGGTTTCTCCATGGCTTTTTCACTTCTTAGAACCCTAATCACTGCTTACTTATACCTACTCAGATGTGCATTTTTGTTTCACATTCATGTTGCTCTGAAATTTCTCAGTATTGAAACTGTACAATTAGTTTCTTCATCATTATTACCATCACAACCTTCTCTCGCCGAAGAAATTATCACTAAAGAGTTGGAATTCAGCGTAATTCAGTTCGGAGAGAGCATCAATTTGAAGATCAGAAGAGTTAACATGGCACTTGATGGAGTAGTACCGTTTAAGCTCCATCAAAAACTCGCACAAATCACATTTTCACTCCTCAGAATCCTCCTCCGTACTTGCGAAAACATGCTTGTCCGTGTCCTAATTTTCCTTCTCAAACATGTCGCTCTCAAGATCATTTTGGCTCAAAATGACTCACCCTGTTCAGAtccaataaaacccaacaagaaTTTCACTTCTACGGAGCTGGAGTGTAATGGATCAGGCGAGTTTAAACTAAAAGAGTACATGAATTCGAAGCGCAAAAGAGTGAACAGAGCACTTGACGAAGCAGTCCCACTAAAAACACCCAAAAAGATTTGCGAGGCGATGAGGTACTCACTTCTTGGTGGAGGAAAGCGGATACGACCAATGCTTTGTATCGCTTCGTGTGAATTAGTAGGTGGAGATGAAGCTTCAGCAATGCCAATCGCGTGTACGATTGAGATTATTCACACTTGTTCATTGATTATCGATGATCTTCCTTGTATGGACAACGACGATCTTAGGCGAGGGAATCTCACTAACCACAAATTGTTCGGCGAAGAAGTTGCAATTCTCGCTAGTGCCGCACTCTTCTGTCTTGCGTTTGAGCATGTAGTGTCTAAGACCAAAAATGTTCCACCGGACCGGGTGGTTCGAGTGATCATGGAGATGGGTTCAGCGATCGGGACAGACGGGCTCGTTGCGGGGCAATTTGGGGATCTTGAGTGTGAAGGGAAGGAATTAAGTTTGGAGGAATTAGAGTACATTCATGTACACAAGACCGCAAGGCTATTAGAGGCGTCCATTGTTTGTGGAGCGATAATGGGAGGGGGGAATGTGTCGGAAGTCGAAAGACTTAAAAAGTATGCGAGTCGTATTGGGTTGTTGTTTCAAGTCGTGGACGATATTTTGGATGTGACACGATCCACGAAGGAGTTGGGGAAGACTGCAGGCAAGGATTTGGCGAGCGACAAAGCTACTTTTCCTAAACTGATGGGGCTTGACAAAGCGAGGAATTTTGCGCAAAAGCTGGTTGATCAAGCGGTAGAAGAGCTTGCGCATTTTGATGCTGCAAGGGCTGCACCTTTGTATCATTTCGCACATTTCATCGCTGACCGTCAAAACTAGTGTTGTCGTAAAACCCTAGATCGATCGAGTCATTGCCAAAATCATTATTTAATCCGgttaaagataaaagaaaatgcatgagTCCTAGATTACTAAGCAATAAGTGTTGAGTGTGGTATATCTGAGACAGACCCACAGACCTGCCTTTCATAATTGTACTAATTTTGGGAGTGTGGGGAGTTATTGTCTTTGGACCTATCTCCAATGCAACTTGTACCATAACTTGACATTAAAGCTCTCTAATTATTTTGGAACAGGAGATTCACGTGTCTAGTTTATTTTCGAACAGGAGATTCACGTGTCTAGTTTTCACCTTTATGTCTTCATAATTTTCCATAAGAAACTATAAGAACTACAACTATTCTGAATTTTGACTCCAATTAAAAGCACAAGAAAATTTCAAACGCAATCTTTTTCGGTACTTATTAATGCTAtatctcacaaaaaaaaaaaaaaaaaaaaaacgtccAACAAACTAATTTTCTGGAGGGGAGTAGAGGCTGAGCCAGTGGAGCTTGCAAGGGGACTCAACGTAAGACCATTGGATCTAAATTGTGTCCCACGATATGGTGAAGGTTTTGGGGGAGACAAAGATGGTGACTTTGGAAAGAgatggaggaggaagaagaaggtgcGAGAGAAAAATGAGAAGCATCATGCTGTGATAATGGGTGAAGACCGCTTGAGCGCATAGACACTCAAGCAACTCTATGATGGATCAGTGCGACGATGCACCCGCGTATTAGTCGTTCGAGTGGAAGGTGTCCAGCAAGATGTTGTGTCTGTCGAATCTGATTGTGACTTTTCTATTTTGTCTGCtttagtatttatttattttcgtcTGATCCACATCTCAGGGTCAGGCGCTGATGAACACATTGAAATATCCATGTGGCTAAGAACCCTTACTTAGGATATTGATTAGTGTTTTGTTTGCTAGACTATAAAAAGTTATAGACTACAATAGTGTAACTTTTGGTTGAATTAATACAAATCAGAAAGTTCCTCTCTTTTCCTACTTTCGCTCAGTTCTTGATGGATTGAACTAGTAGAAGTTGTCCTCATAATCATGTATTTCCCTTTGTTTAATCGTGCATTTCATCAGTTAGCATCGGAGCATTGCACATTCTTAAAGCATGCTGcctgttagagaagtaaaaggatatgttagagaagtaaaagatctgtatttcactatatattgattgtgtacaacatgcctttatataggcgttagaaaggaaaagtaagaaaaataatgtcaataaagtaaatcaaagatgttgttgatatctttgacaaattcaaagattttgttgatttgtcaaagatatcattgatattttgctgatatctttgacaaattcaaagattttgttgatttgtcaaagatatcattgatattttgttgatatctttgacatcccccctcaaactcaagttggtgcagtagaagtaagcttgagtttggaaactaagtctctgaaacgacctggcaggagtggcttggtgaagagatcagcaggttggtcatgacggatcgagtttaacacaagaggggggggtgaattgtgtccccaaattccaattggaatccctttttcaatttaaacaaattaatggcaattaacaagtagcacacaaatttggactctaatgattttcctaatcaatattcaatccaatgcaagatgtgatacaatatagtgaatgaccaaatatcaaataatcaagaattgcacaaaacagattttcaagcaacacactgcacacagaattttcaactcagattttacctatcaaatgatgtcaaaatgcaacgaaattttatatgcaatgtcacaacaccttaataaacactatatcaaaatttcagatcaaaattcaaagtttaaggcagtctgctaatctcggacagattagggttttgaaaatcctgcagtttgaaacaagtagtaaatataaacaagtaaacaaagaaatcaacacagcgatttatagtagttcggagacccttctcctacgtctactacctagattcaccaacctaggattttcccaactccactaaggtgtggttttaagagacccacaaaactccttacaccaagggtttctaagaactccctcaaacttcaatgtttacaatttcccctaacaaagggaatttctcaatgggattttcagccaaggttctcacaggttacctcaaaggtatttggtgtggaactctcaagattacagcaacactctcaaagataggattttaagaacaagagaggtttaaattgtaagtaaacaaagcctaaaggatataggaacttcccttttgcaaaagcaagagtagtgagaagtccttgattgtagaggcttgtattggagaagattgttgtagcaaatagcaagaaagcttgatgattgatgaacttgatagcaagaggtttctctcaaggataattttcaatttgcttctccaagttgtatgaaagggaagatcctcttttaaaggcaattctctcctatgcttgcagccattggatcaaacttcaagagttgatctctaccatccattgcagctcctaatcttggtcattgatgatttgagcaaacaaatctccaccatagagcatatagacgttggaagcttgagagaagtcaagttgtacctttcttccataagtgttgtcacaagcacaaccctttgatcaatgtacgtcttcaaatcttgaccattcaaactctctttaattctcaaccatggatgtaaattgtactatgccatcttgtcccttcattttgaatcaaagacttcaaaagtgatcccttagtcaaggatcttgtttgattgcaccaatcctaactttcttggtagcacatgtcttgagtgaaaatgtcaaacaagaatatatcactaatgatagagaggacaaggtttgtcccacatgtttgaaaagagttgtatctccatgaagaccacaaccaatagcctcaatgtttgattcattcaacttgattaaatgtcttagtggaaagttggcaaatataggatttttcattgtttcctagagctccaagctcattcttagaaacaggacttcgaccactcttgaacatactaaattctgagccatatgagatcacaatgatgattaacctacaaggaaataggagatagaactccccaattgcatgtaagctcaaagagcttcatatagagcgcataggttaattacattagaaaaacaacccagaaaattcatattactggatgataaatcattttatatgtattagaatgtccatgtaaaatttcataacaatcggaaatcgtttggtcactcaaccaagcaattagatcactaatagtgaaaccgataaattctaagtgtaaattcaaagtcattttgcaaactcagtgtaaatgaccttttctcttgaactttactaaatcaaatatgttcatagtgatgaaactaagattcacacgaaatttcatttaaatcggagttcatttggttcaccacgttcacaaagaacacatatgcacaaaattaggtaaaacctagttttggcggaatttaagcatatgaccaaatatatatgtgatgcacttaatttctcatgaatatagtcctagaacatatattaaaccttcttgtgcatgtggttcaagtttcaagtcatttggacctaagttggttaagatatgataattggaaaattgatgctctaacttagttcatgtatgtttgttttcaaaacttaatttccagcactatctcaaaaatatatagtcatttaaattcaattcatataaatcaaatatttctttaatgtttcattatcatttataattgatttaatatcatcaaaattagacatataggaccataggtccaacaggtCAAGGGTAGATATTGAGCAGAGTTGAATAGTTCCCTGTGTGACATGCTGACGAGTAAAAtggcaatcaatctcaatgtgtttggtacgctcatggtaaacatcattgtgagcaatgtggattgcacttctattatcacaaaatagaggtgtaggactgggagattgaactcccatatctccaagaagccaacgaagccaaacaatttcttgagtggtagtagcaagtgcacgatattcagcctccgtgctcgaacgagcaactgaagtctgcttcttgcttcgccaagaaatgacagaatcccctaacaagatgcaaaagccagtggttgatcgtctatcagtgggatcaccagcccaatcgaagtcagagtaggcgcgcaactcaagtgaggaagcagcagaaaaatgaaggccgtaataaagagttgctttgatATAACGCAATATATGAATGACTGCTTCATAGTGGGAAGAGCGAGGAGCTGACATGAATTGACTAACAACATGTACAGCATAGGCTATATCAGGGCGGGTGACAGTAAGATATACGAGACTACCAACCAATTGTCGATAGAGGGTGATATCACTGAGAGGAGTACCATCAGAAGGTTTAAGCTTGATATTAGGTTCCAGTGGAGTAGAAGTAATCTTACTATCTGTGAGACCTGCTCGAGCAAGTAAATCAGAAGCATACTTAGCCTGAGATAAATAGTACCCGGTAGTGTCCGAGAGTacttcaaggccaagaaagtaacttagagaaccaagatccttcatctcaaattgttgttgaagatattccttaagatcagtgataccagaataatcatctcctgtaataatcatgtcatcgacataaattagtagaaaaacacagcctaaggctgtccgacgaacaaagaatgctgagtcataagaactggattgaaaaccacgttgttgaatagtagagctaaacttggcaaaccatgcgcgtggagcttgtttgaggccatataaggcacgacgaaggcgacagactgtattagggggatgtgaatagccaggaggaggtttcatatagacttcttcagcaagatcaccattgaggaaggcattcttcacatccatctgtgacAATGTCCAACCTCTAGCAGCAGCAATAGCTAACAGACTGCGTACTGAAGTAAgacgagcaactggagcaaatgtctcttcataatcaatgcgatactcctgagtaaagcctttagcaacaagacgggctttgtatcgctcaatagaaccatcagacttggtttttattttgtaaacccatttgcaaccaatagcagacttatctggtgggagagaaacaagatcccaagtatgagattgctcaagtgcttgcaattcttcagacatagcttgttgccaaacaggattagatttggcctccgaatagaactgaggctcatataaggtaagagtagtggcaaaacactgaaaatcacgaagtttaataggaagttctcttacccgggtagagcgtcgaagagtaggggaactggtagtgtctgcagtagatccatcagacaaggaagacagttcaggagcaggcaaagtaatttgagtgtcacctgtatgagattcagagggagatggttcatcaggaaatagatcaaccatgttagtgggagaaggaagagataagaaatgtgatattgaggagaacaaagtgttttccagaaatacgacatgacgagaaatgcgaagtcgtttggagataggatcccaacatctataacctttatgttctatcccatacccaagaaaacagcaaagacgagtacgaggttctaatttagtgtgttcatgtggttgaaggagaacaaaacaaacacatccaaatacTTTGAGTAAATTGTAGTTAGGAACAGACCCATAAAGACGTTCATAAGGCGATTGATTACCAATGACTGATGAAGGAATCCGATTGATGGTAAACACAGCAGTGAGAGCTGCTTCACCCCAAAAATGTGCAGGACAAGAGGCAGAGATAAGAAGAGCCGGAACAGTATCTAATATGTGTCGATGTTTACGTTCGGCTCTTCCATTTTGTTCGGAAGTACCTGGACAAGAACGCTGACAAATAGTGCCATGGTCATGtaaaatggttaagaatttagaatccttatattccatggcattatcagtgcgaaaagttttaataggacatgaaaactgagttttaatcatctgagaaaattcatgatagattgtagtaaattcagaacgagttttcatgagatagatccatgtaaaacgagagtaatcatcgacaaaaattacaaaatatttggatccccccatagaagcagtaggagaaggtccccaaatgtcagagtgcacaaggtcaaaaggtgcatgagaaacagaatcactattattgaacgataaagcagattgtttagctagaggacaagttaaacaatcaaaatgattattagaaaCAATTCCCAAATGACCATGAGAAACAAGAGACTGAATACGACTAACAGAAGCATGACCCAATCGAGAATGCCAGAGACTCAAAGAGGAAGCTGGAACTGTGGATGCAACAAACTGATGACACGGGAGAGTAGGATGCAAGGGGTGCAAAGAGATGAGCTCATACAGTCGCCCAACTTTACGGCCTGTCCCAAGCGTCTGTCCCGTCTTCGGATCCTGTACAGAACAGCCAGAAggagtaaatagaatattaagaccaagttcacataactgaccaacggataacaggttcaaagtgagttgtggaataagaaatgtattggacactgataggtttggagtagatatgtgaccaatatgactagcttttatccttgaaccattggcagtttgtatagatggcaaatgcgaagaagagtgtgtggaagtgaaaagagtagagtcagcagtcatatgattgcaacatgctgagtcaaagaaccatgatgatgatttacctgAC carries:
- the LOC119983976 gene encoding geranylgeranyl pyrophosphate synthase, chloroplastic-like, whose amino-acid sequence is MVPKYYFSISTSFSMAFSLPVALITTYKYLYGCAFLYFSLSTSFSMAFSLLRTLITAYKYLLGCVFLYFSMSTGFSMAFSLLRTLITAYLYLLRCAFLFHIHVALKFLSIETVQLVSSSLLPSQPSLAEEIITKELEFSVIQFGESINLKIRRVNMALDGVVPFKLHQKLAQITFSLLRILLRTCENMLVRVLIFLLKHVALKIILAQNDSPCSDPIKPNKNFTSTELECNGSGEFKLKEYMNSKRKRVNRALDEAVPLKTPKKICEAMRYSLLGGGKRIRPMLCIASCELVGGDEASAMPIACTIEIIHTCSLIIDDLPCMDNDDLRRGNLTNHKLFGEEVAILASAALFCLAFEHVVSKTKNVPPDRVVRVIMEMGSAIGTDGLVAGQFGDLECEGKELSLEELEYIHVHKTARLLEASIVCGAIMGGGNVSEVERLKKYASRIGLLFQVVDDILDVTRSTKELGKTAGKDLASDKATFPKLMGLDKARNFAQKLVDQAVEELAHFDAARAAPLYHFAHFIADRQN
- the LOC119983437 gene encoding uncharacterized mitochondrial protein AtMg00810-like — protein: MDVKNAFLNGDLAEEVYMKPPPGYSHPPNTVCRLRRALYGLKQAPRAWFAKFSSTIQQRGFQSSSYDSAFFVRRTALGCVFLLIYVDDMIITGDDYSGITDLKEYLQQQFEMKDLGSLSYFLGLEVLSDTTGYYLSQAKYASDLLARAGLTDSKITSTPLEPNIKLKPSDGTPLSDITLYRQLVGSLVYLTVTRPDIAYAVHVVSQFMSAPRSSHYEAVIHILRYIKATLYYGLHFSAASSLELRAYSDFDWAGDPTDRRSTTGFCILLGDSVISWRSKKQTSVARSSTEAEYRALATTTQEIVWLRWLLGDMGVQSPSPTPLFCDNRSAIHIAHNDVYHERTKHIEIDCHFTRQHVTQGTIQLCSISTLDLLDLWQHALRMCNAPMLTDEMHD